In one Chiloscyllium punctatum isolate Juve2018m chromosome 17, sChiPun1.3, whole genome shotgun sequence genomic region, the following are encoded:
- the LOC140488166 gene encoding beta-crystallin B2-like: MASEQNPTPKQHPTSTAGHKITLYEQENFQGLFHEVTGPCPNLKETGLGKVGSLVVHTGPWVGFEQTGCKGEQFVFEKGEYPRWDTWTNSRKSDSLASFKPVKLDGNEHKIILYENPNFTGKKIEIIDDDVPSFHAHGYQEKVSSIRVLNGTWVGYQYPGYRGYQYLLEKRDYKDITEFGAQKPQIQSVRRIRDMQWHQRGIFHPTN, encoded by the exons ATGGCATCAGAACAGAACCCAACTCCCAAGCAGCACCCCACCTCCACAGCTGGGCATAAG ATTACCCTGTACGAGCAGGAAAATTTCCAAGGCCTCTTCCATGAGGTGACTGGCCCCTGTCCCAACTTGAAAGAGACTGGACTTGGGAAAGTTGGCTCCCTTGTGGTGCACACTGGACC ATGGGTTGGCTTTGAGCAGACAGGCTGCAAGGGTGAACAGTTTGTATTTGAGAAAGGAGAATATCCCCGTTGGGATACTTGGACAAACAGCCGCAAGAGCGATAGTCTTGCTTCCTTCAAACCTGTGAAACTG GACGGAAATGAACACAAGATCATACTTTATGAAAATCCTAACTTTActggaaaaaaaattgaaatcatAGATGATGATGTACCGAGCTTCCATGCTCATGGATACCAGGAGAAAGTGTCATCCATTCGTGTTTTGAATGGAAC ATGGGTTGGATATCAGTACCCAGGCTACAGAGGCTACCAGTACCTGCTTGAGAAGAGAGATTACAAGGATATAACTGAGTTTGGAGCTCAGAAGCCTCAGATCCAGTCTGTCAGGCGTATTAGGGATATGCAGTGGCACCAGAGGGGCATCTTTCATCCCACTAATTGA